The following coding sequences are from one Gossypium hirsutum isolate 1008001.06 chromosome A12, Gossypium_hirsutum_v2.1, whole genome shotgun sequence window:
- the LOC107893914 gene encoding vesicle-associated protein 1-3 translates to MSMGDLISIHPSELKFPFELRKQSSCSMQLTNKTEKYVAFKVKTTNPKKYCVRPNSGIVLPGSSCNVTVTMQAQKEAPPEPCRDKFLVQSVVTPDGTTSKDITPEMFNKEDGRVVNEFKMRVIYIPANPPSPVPEGSEEGTPPRASSQENGNQNFEEVSRSLEDTKEKSSEAWSAISKLTDEKSSALQQNQRLRQELEQIRKDISKSRAGEFSLMFVMLVGLLGVLVGYFVKRG, encoded by the exons ATGAGTATGGGAGATCTCATCAGTATTCATCCATCAGAGCTTAAATTCCCAT TTGAATTGAGGAAGCAAAGTTCATGTTCTATGCAATTGACGAACAAGACGGAAAAATACGTTGCGTTTAAG GTTAAAACAACTAATCCGAAGAAATATTGTGTTCGTCCCAACTCTGGTATTGTTTTGCCTGGAAGTTCATGCAATGTCACCG TTACCATGCAAGCTCAAAAGGAGGCACCTCCTGAGCCATGCAGGGACAAGTTCCTCGTCCAGAGTGTTGTTACTCCTGATGGTACAACCAGCAAAGACATAACCCCGGAAATG TTTAACAAAGAGGATGGTCGGGTTGTGAACGAGTTCAAAATGCGAGTCATTTACATTCCTGCTAATCCGCCCTCTCCTGTTCCTGAAGGATCTGAAGAGGGGACTCCTCCCAGAGCATCTTCACAAGAAAATGGGAATCAAAATTTTGAAGAG GTATCAAGATCTTTAGAGGATACTAAAGAGAAATCCTCAGAG GCGTGGTCTGCAATTTCGAAGTTGACAGACGAGAAATCTTCTGCTTTGCAACAAAATCAGAGGCTGCGTCAAGAACTG GAACAAATAAGAAAAGATATTAGCAAAAGTCGTGCCGGTGAGTTCTCTCTAATGTTTGTGATGCTAGTTGGTCTTCTTGGTGTCCTGGTTGGCTATTTTGTTAAGAGAGGTTAG